A genomic stretch from Fodinibius salinus includes:
- the thiE gene encoding thiamine phosphate synthase: MKNSSINFRYYLITNRKAPDKRSLLETVERACKAGVRAVQLREKDMTDKSLVALGKKMRSITNEYNTRLFVNRRADIAQLLDADGVHCPENGIPPMAIKSSWPKLTVGMSVHSKKAAKRAEKEGADFLLFGPVYYTASKAKYGDPQGINKLKEVAEQFSVPVFAVGGITPEKVDPCLQAGAFGVAGISAVMKADNVVQQVNSFKEHLGQL, translated from the coding sequence GTGAAGAACAGTAGTATCAATTTTCGTTATTATTTGATTACGAATCGCAAAGCTCCTGACAAACGATCGCTCTTGGAAACGGTGGAACGTGCTTGTAAAGCCGGAGTGCGGGCTGTTCAGTTGCGAGAAAAGGATATGACTGATAAATCGCTTGTTGCTTTAGGCAAGAAGATGAGAAGTATTACCAATGAATACAACACCAGGTTGTTTGTTAATCGTCGCGCAGATATAGCACAGTTGCTGGACGCTGATGGTGTACACTGTCCTGAGAATGGGATTCCTCCCATGGCTATAAAAAGCAGTTGGCCGAAACTTACGGTAGGGATGAGTGTACATTCGAAGAAGGCGGCTAAGCGTGCAGAGAAAGAAGGAGCAGACTTTTTGCTTTTTGGGCCGGTGTACTACACGGCATCAAAGGCAAAATATGGTGATCCGCAAGGAATTAATAAGTTGAAGGAAGTTGCTGAACAGTTCTCAGTTCCGGTTTTTGCTGTGGGAGGGATAACTCCTGAAAAAGTTGACCCCTGTTTGCAGGCCGGTGCTTTCGGGGTAGCAGGAATTTCAGCAGTAATGAAAGCGGATAATGTGGTTCAACAAGTGAATAGTTTTAAAGAGCATCTCGGGCAGCTCTGA
- a CDS encoding gamma carbonic anhydrase family protein, translating into MVYEFLNKKPQFPESSFVAPSADVIGDVTFGEESSAWFNVTIRGDVNWIEVGDRTNVQDNSCIHVMNETGPTKIGDEVTIGHNAMIHGCTIHDRALIGIHATILDEVVVESDVIVAAGSLVPPGKRLESGYMYMGSPVEKTRKLTEEEIASIKEHADNYVKYARTYMKKDTYEENPFYEDDRK; encoded by the coding sequence ATGGTTTACGAGTTTCTAAATAAAAAGCCCCAGTTTCCTGAGTCGTCTTTTGTAGCACCCAGTGCAGATGTAATTGGTGATGTCACTTTTGGGGAGGAGAGCAGCGCCTGGTTTAACGTTACTATTCGCGGCGATGTTAACTGGATTGAAGTAGGAGATCGAACAAATGTGCAGGATAACAGTTGTATCCATGTAATGAATGAAACCGGGCCAACAAAGATTGGCGATGAGGTTACCATTGGTCATAATGCGATGATTCACGGTTGTACTATTCATGATCGAGCGCTTATTGGTATCCATGCTACTATTTTGGATGAAGTAGTGGTTGAATCGGATGTTATTGTAGCGGCAGGAAGCTTGGTGCCACCCGGCAAGCGATTGGAATCGGGATATATGTATATGGGCAGTCCGGTAGAAAAGACACGTAAACTTACCGAAGAGGAGATTGCCTCTATTAAAGAGCATGCGGATAACTATGTAAAATATGCCCGCACTTATATGAAAAAAGATACCTACGAGGAGAATCCTTTTTATGAAGATGATCGGAAGTAG
- the thiE gene encoding thiamine phosphate synthase, which produces MLQGIYLITDVEGQDRYSHVELADAAYRAGIQMVQYRDKRRSDRKVLAEIREIMNLKSKGSQLLVVNDRPDLAKVGGADGVHLGQDDLPISEVKQFLGEEVIVGGTSASLEEARQVERAGADYVALGHIFESSTKEKQYAPRGLDTLRRVRQEVEVPLVAIGGITLKNAPQVIDAGADIIAVSSAICRAENPEQAAAELVESFQ; this is translated from the coding sequence ATGTTGCAAGGAATATACTTAATAACAGATGTGGAAGGGCAAGATCGCTATTCCCACGTTGAGTTGGCAGATGCTGCTTATCGGGCCGGAATACAGATGGTTCAGTATCGGGATAAGAGACGGTCAGACCGAAAAGTGCTGGCAGAGATTCGAGAGATTATGAATCTCAAAAGCAAAGGGTCGCAGCTGTTGGTCGTAAATGATCGGCCCGACCTTGCAAAGGTAGGCGGCGCGGATGGGGTACACCTGGGGCAGGATGACCTTCCTATTTCAGAAGTTAAACAGTTTTTGGGAGAGGAAGTTATAGTAGGCGGAACTTCGGCAAGTTTGGAAGAGGCCCGGCAAGTTGAAAGGGCAGGTGCAGATTATGTGGCATTGGGACACATTTTTGAGAGCTCCACAAAAGAGAAGCAGTATGCCCCGCGGGGATTGGATACCTTAAGGAGGGTGCGCCAAGAGGTCGAGGTTCCCCTGGTAGCTATAGGAGGAATAACGTTGAAAAATGCTCCGCAGGTGATTGATGCAGGTGCAGATATAATTGCAGTGAGCTCGGCGATATGCCGGGCAGAAAATCCAGAACAAGCAGCAGCTGAGTTAGTAGAGTCTTTTCAATAG
- a CDS encoding ECF transporter S component, with amino-acid sequence MKNRYQLKLSDILVTTVVALVFGVIYKLWGPLYYAIKPLGMHLEQLIYGMWFIAATVAFLLIRKPGVGLLAEIAAASGEFFMGSEWGLAVLLSGVAQGLAAELVFAAVGYRKYSVSVAVAAAAAATVGSLLLDSLQGYIGDLALWNLSLLILFRLSGAVIIAGWMGHWLVSALEDAGVADLVRPVGTATVDSN; translated from the coding sequence ATGAAGAATCGATATCAACTTAAACTTTCAGACATCTTAGTTACCACAGTTGTAGCCCTTGTTTTTGGGGTGATCTATAAGTTGTGGGGACCTTTATACTACGCCATAAAGCCGCTCGGTATGCATCTTGAGCAATTGATCTATGGGATGTGGTTTATTGCAGCAACGGTGGCTTTCCTGCTTATTAGAAAACCCGGCGTGGGACTATTGGCAGAGATTGCAGCAGCTTCGGGCGAATTTTTTATGGGATCCGAGTGGGGCTTGGCCGTCTTGCTGTCAGGAGTGGCCCAGGGACTGGCCGCAGAGCTCGTGTTTGCTGCGGTAGGCTATCGGAAGTATTCTGTTAGTGTAGCTGTGGCAGCGGCGGCGGCAGCAACAGTTGGGTCTCTCTTGTTGGATTCACTGCAGGGTTATATCGGTGACCTTGCCTTGTGGAATCTCTCCCTGTTGATTCTGTTTCGGTTATCGGGTGCCGTCATTATTGCCGGCTGGATGGGCCACTGGTTGGTTTCGGCTCTGGAAGATGCTGGTGTAGCTGATCTGGTTCGTCCGGTGGGCACTGCAACGGTAGACTCCAATTAG
- the tenA gene encoding thiaminase II, translating into MKFTDELWQEIESIYDRILKLPFIKELTDGTLPEEVFTFYLKQDTLYLSDYSRALSMAGIRSDSNEQARQFLEFATNAIDVERELHGEFYERLDAGNPLQKSPSCFAYTNFLLATATMKDNAVAIAALLPCFWIYREVGLHIYENAAPDNPYQDWIDTYAGEEFNEGVEKAITITNRVAEEEPKHRRQQMLHAFVRSSQMEWKFWDSAYEMEQWPHEPKSAVPA; encoded by the coding sequence ATGAAATTTACTGATGAACTTTGGCAAGAAATTGAATCTATTTACGATCGTATTTTAAAACTCCCTTTTATTAAAGAGCTTACTGATGGCACTTTGCCGGAAGAGGTCTTCACCTTTTATCTGAAACAGGACACCTTATATCTTTCTGATTATTCTCGGGCACTTTCGATGGCTGGTATTCGATCCGACAGTAATGAGCAGGCTCGACAGTTTCTTGAATTTGCTACTAATGCTATTGATGTGGAGCGGGAACTGCACGGCGAGTTTTATGAGAGGCTAGATGCCGGTAACCCACTACAAAAGTCCCCATCTTGTTTTGCTTATACTAACTTTTTGCTTGCTACTGCAACGATGAAAGATAATGCCGTTGCTATTGCAGCACTCCTCCCCTGTTTTTGGATATATCGTGAGGTAGGGCTCCATATTTATGAAAATGCCGCTCCCGATAATCCCTATCAGGATTGGATTGATACCTATGCGGGAGAAGAGTTTAATGAGGGCGTTGAAAAGGCTATCACAATAACAAACCGCGTTGCGGAAGAAGAGCCCAAACATCGTCGCCAGCAGATGCTGCATGCTTTTGTGCGTTCTTCGCAGATGGAGTGGAAATTTTGGGACAGTGCTTATGAGATGGAGCAGTGGCCCCACGAACCGAAAAGTGCCGTGCCGGCATAG
- a CDS encoding ABC transporter ATP-binding protein, translating to MKAPASHSDTEYLAARIKDLRFRFSSRNTLLFDGLSLNILKGQKVLLLGPSGSGKSTLLKVITGLIPEAIEEPIEWEERKTLESWGYVFQDPDSQFCMPYVDEEIAFVLENMGVPRADMSSDIEYYLQQVGLGFTDAHQPISSLSQGQKQRLALASALALKPDTLVLDEPTALLDPEGTSEIWQHVRTLGRDKTLLIVEHKIEEIVEFVDRVLVLNQEGRLVVDGSPEEVQQNHRSLLDRYGIWHSESWNVHDQECEIGVEPNTNFLDKSEPPLLGIEHLKGFYDEKACITMPEVKVQEGEWITITGPNGAGKSSLLMALMKLITTEGAVSLQGQLISDTAEVASEIGFIFQNPELQFVAQSVYEEVAFTLQKEQLPDQQIDSKVEQVLKRFGLKELADENPYRLSTGQQRRLSVASALVADRKLLLLDEPTFGQDAGNTFAILEELERYRAQGTSLLMVTHDPQIVRRYATRVWEVEGGKLQADHMGDRFQVKEGTSHVV from the coding sequence ATGAAAGCACCTGCATCACATAGCGATACGGAATATTTAGCGGCGCGAATAAAGGATCTGAGGTTTCGGTTTTCGAGCAGAAATACGTTGCTGTTTGATGGCTTGTCACTAAATATTCTTAAGGGACAAAAAGTGCTGTTGCTGGGACCCTCAGGTTCGGGGAAGTCTACTTTATTGAAGGTGATAACAGGGCTTATTCCCGAAGCTATTGAAGAACCTATTGAATGGGAAGAGCGAAAAACCCTGGAGTCGTGGGGCTATGTTTTTCAAGATCCCGATTCGCAGTTTTGTATGCCGTATGTGGATGAGGAGATCGCTTTTGTGTTGGAGAATATGGGCGTGCCACGCGCTGATATGTCGAGTGATATCGAGTACTATCTACAGCAGGTTGGCTTGGGGTTTACAGATGCGCACCAGCCTATTTCATCATTATCACAGGGACAGAAACAGCGACTGGCATTGGCTTCGGCACTGGCTCTAAAGCCGGATACGCTAGTGTTGGATGAGCCTACCGCCTTGCTGGATCCTGAAGGAACCTCGGAAATTTGGCAGCATGTACGTACATTGGGTCGTGATAAGACATTGTTGATAGTCGAACACAAAATTGAAGAGATTGTCGAATTTGTAGATCGGGTATTGGTACTGAATCAAGAAGGGAGATTGGTAGTTGATGGTTCTCCGGAGGAGGTACAACAGAATCATCGCTCCTTACTAGATAGGTACGGTATCTGGCATTCAGAAAGCTGGAATGTTCACGATCAGGAATGTGAAATAGGTGTAGAGCCCAATACCAATTTTTTAGATAAGTCTGAACCTCCATTGCTCGGTATTGAACATCTTAAAGGGTTTTATGATGAGAAGGCTTGCATTACCATGCCTGAGGTTAAGGTCCAGGAGGGAGAATGGATTACTATTACCGGTCCCAACGGTGCGGGCAAGAGCTCGCTGTTGATGGCACTAATGAAACTAATTACCACAGAAGGAGCAGTAAGCCTGCAGGGGCAACTGATTAGTGATACCGCAGAAGTGGCATCTGAGATTGGTTTTATTTTTCAGAATCCGGAGCTTCAGTTTGTTGCTCAAAGTGTTTATGAAGAGGTGGCTTTTACGTTACAGAAAGAGCAGCTGCCAGATCAACAAATAGACAGTAAAGTAGAACAGGTTTTAAAACGGTTTGGCTTAAAAGAATTAGCTGATGAAAATCCCTATCGGTTATCTACCGGCCAACAACGTCGTCTTAGTGTAGCATCCGCACTGGTTGCAGATCGCAAATTGTTGTTGTTGGATGAGCCTACATTTGGGCAGGATGCGGGCAATACCTTTGCCATTCTTGAGGAACTGGAGAGGTATCGGGCCCAGGGTACATCCCTGTTAATGGTTACGCATGACCCGCAAATTGTACGACGATACGCCACACGTGTTTGGGAGGTTGAAGGTGGTAAGCTACAGGCTGATCACATGGGAGACCGTTTTCAAGTAAAAGAGGGGACGAGCCATGTTGTATAA
- the thiO gene encoding glycine oxidase ThiO: protein MSNKTEHIAIIGGGIIGLGIGWQLVRRGANVTIFEKGKIGKEASWVAGGMLAPYAEAGFEEIKLMRFGEQSLNMYPRLLDELSEDTDNVPVLDTCGTLMTGIDRDDTEKLKRLYEFRKELELDVELFTGTEAREREPLLSPNVVSGLWLPDDAQIDNRKLLKAMENAFEKLGGTVREHTKVEEVEIKRETAMNVIAEEEEHAVDQVVVAAGCWSQQLAGIPGQQLPPIRPEKGQILTLEQTDDCPLKGIIRSPRMYLVPKEDGTIRLGATAEEKGFDKRPTAGAQKELLEHGWEMVPAIYELPLVETVAGLRPAGKDHRPIIGESDISGLYYATGHYRHGIMLMPLTVYALVNEILDEEVSDWLAPFRPQRFNAN, encoded by the coding sequence ATGAGTAATAAGACAGAACATATAGCAATTATTGGTGGCGGTATTATCGGTCTGGGTATCGGCTGGCAGCTGGTACGTCGCGGTGCAAATGTTACAATTTTTGAAAAAGGCAAAATAGGAAAAGAGGCCAGCTGGGTGGCAGGTGGTATGTTAGCACCCTATGCCGAGGCGGGGTTTGAAGAGATCAAGCTTATGCGCTTTGGTGAGCAGAGCTTGAACATGTATCCCCGTTTGTTGGATGAGCTTTCTGAGGATACAGATAATGTGCCCGTTCTCGATACCTGCGGTACCCTCATGACCGGTATCGATCGCGATGATACAGAGAAGCTAAAACGTTTGTACGAATTTAGAAAAGAGTTAGAACTGGATGTAGAACTCTTTACCGGCACAGAAGCCCGGGAGCGCGAGCCGCTGTTGTCACCCAATGTGGTGTCGGGACTGTGGCTGCCTGATGATGCCCAGATTGATAACAGAAAGTTGTTAAAGGCGATGGAAAACGCTTTTGAAAAGCTGGGCGGTACTGTCAGAGAGCATACAAAAGTTGAGGAAGTTGAAATTAAAAGAGAGACCGCGATGAACGTTATTGCGGAAGAGGAGGAACACGCTGTTGATCAGGTTGTTGTTGCGGCAGGTTGTTGGTCACAACAACTAGCTGGCATACCTGGTCAGCAGTTACCTCCCATAAGGCCCGAAAAAGGACAAATTTTAACGCTTGAACAAACGGATGATTGCCCGCTCAAAGGAATTATTCGCTCCCCACGGATGTACCTGGTACCTAAAGAAGATGGTACTATTCGTCTTGGGGCAACAGCCGAAGAGAAAGGGTTTGATAAACGGCCCACTGCCGGCGCGCAGAAAGAATTGCTGGAACATGGTTGGGAAATGGTTCCGGCTATTTATGAGCTGCCATTGGTAGAAACGGTTGCAGGTCTGCGACCCGCCGGCAAAGATCACCGACCTATAATAGGAGAAAGTGATATATCGGGATTATATTATGCAACGGGACACTACCGCCATGGAATTATGTTAATGCCGCTAACCGTTTATGCCTTGGTTAATGAAATATTAGATGAAGAAGTATCGGATTGGCTTGCTCCTTTCCGTCCACAACGATTTAATGCAAATTAG
- the thiD gene encoding bifunctional hydroxymethylpyrimidine kinase/phosphomethylpyrimidine kinase has product MQNNSKRSYDSVLTIATSDSGGGAGVQADLKTISALGCYGMSAFAALTAQNTQEVRAIHEVPPQFLKDQIDVVIEDFEVDAVKIGMLFTGPLMEVVADRIKKHDLKNIVLDPVMVAQSGAQLIQDEAIEVIREELFPLVDLITPNIPEAKRLLGRDINGDESMKQAAQNLLETGTGGVLLKGGHFEEDESIDYLSIASKDPELHQFNAKRIETNNTHGTGCTLSSAIAAYLAKGYPMPKAVEQAKLYITQAISAGSQYNMGGGSGPLHHFHQFWI; this is encoded by the coding sequence ATGCAAAACAATTCGAAACGATCGTATGATAGTGTATTGACTATTGCCACTTCTGATAGTGGGGGTGGGGCCGGTGTACAAGCAGATCTAAAGACTATTTCGGCTTTGGGATGTTACGGTATGTCAGCGTTTGCTGCTCTTACGGCCCAGAATACACAAGAAGTACGGGCTATTCATGAAGTGCCGCCACAGTTTTTAAAAGATCAAATCGATGTGGTGATAGAGGATTTTGAGGTCGATGCCGTAAAGATAGGAATGTTGTTTACCGGGCCTCTTATGGAGGTGGTCGCGGATCGCATTAAAAAACATGATCTGAAGAATATTGTATTAGATCCGGTCATGGTTGCTCAAAGTGGTGCTCAGCTTATACAGGATGAGGCTATCGAAGTGATAAGAGAAGAATTATTTCCTCTTGTTGATCTTATTACGCCAAATATTCCGGAGGCAAAACGATTACTGGGGCGTGATATAAACGGCGATGAGTCGATGAAGCAAGCCGCCCAGAACCTCTTGGAAACTGGCACTGGCGGAGTGTTACTGAAAGGCGGACATTTTGAGGAGGATGAAAGCATCGATTATTTATCAATCGCATCAAAAGATCCGGAGCTACATCAATTTAATGCAAAACGTATAGAAACGAATAATACCCACGGTACAGGTTGTACCCTCTCTTCCGCTATTGCCGCTTACTTGGCAAAAGGATACCCCATGCCTAAAGCAGTTGAACAGGCAAAACTATATATCACACAGGCTATTTCGGCAGGTAGTCAATATAATATGGGCGGGGGCAGTGGACCGTTACATCATTTTCACCAATTTTGGATTTAA
- the thiS gene encoding sulfur carrier protein ThiS — translation MELTVNGEQEKTEAETLQKLLQSFDIEHSEKGVAVAVNSTVIAREQWQDCQLNDGDKVEIIRATQGG, via the coding sequence ATGGAATTAACAGTAAATGGAGAACAGGAAAAGACGGAAGCAGAGACATTACAAAAATTACTTCAGTCTTTTGATATTGAACATAGCGAAAAAGGGGTTGCCGTTGCTGTAAACAGCACGGTCATTGCACGAGAGCAATGGCAGGACTGCCAGCTAAACGACGGCGATAAGGTTGAAATAATCCGGGCTACCCAAGGCGGATAA
- the thiL gene encoding thiamine-phosphate kinase yields the protein MADSLNSPNISDLSEEQIIALFADSLSSADGIGIGDDSSVTEGPSGLKQFLSTDLIVEHVHFRRQDISAHFLGHKALAVNLSDIAAMGGRPNGFYLSLALPKELSVSWLRQFRDGLLALAKKHNILLLGGDTTRSQNDIIVNITITGVGKPRQVKLRSEAKVGDVLCVTGTLGDSAAGLKILSNPDQYAHLTKSERQQLLESHQQPKPEVEKGQWLSQEKAVHAMIDVSDGLLRDAHHIAQQSQCRLNIELEQLPLSQAFKSFYEKNGINKQAQEFAVAGGEDYRLLLAVAEDAVKDLQKRYKQKFSTILHQIGSVSKGDSEVEILRDGSPVEVKEQEFKHFKES from the coding sequence ATGGCTGATTCGCTGAATTCCCCAAATATAAGTGACTTATCAGAAGAGCAGATTATTGCTCTCTTTGCTGATTCTCTATCCTCTGCAGATGGCATTGGTATAGGGGACGATAGCTCCGTAACAGAAGGACCCAGCGGACTTAAGCAGTTTCTAAGTACGGATCTTATTGTAGAGCATGTCCATTTTAGGCGCCAAGATATTTCGGCCCATTTTCTGGGACATAAAGCACTGGCCGTAAACCTCTCTGATATTGCAGCAATGGGCGGCCGTCCCAATGGCTTTTACTTATCGCTGGCTCTGCCCAAAGAGCTATCTGTAAGTTGGCTTAGGCAGTTTCGAGATGGATTACTCGCTCTTGCCAAAAAGCATAATATCTTACTATTGGGGGGCGATACTACTCGGTCACAGAATGATATTATTGTCAATATTACGATTACGGGTGTTGGGAAACCCCGACAGGTAAAATTGCGAAGCGAAGCAAAAGTCGGTGATGTCTTATGTGTAACCGGAACATTGGGAGATTCCGCAGCCGGCCTTAAAATACTATCAAATCCCGATCAATATGCTCATCTAACGAAATCAGAGCGCCAGCAGTTATTAGAGAGTCACCAACAGCCAAAGCCGGAAGTGGAAAAAGGGCAGTGGCTGAGTCAAGAAAAAGCGGTACATGCCATGATCGATGTCTCCGATGGGTTGTTGAGAGATGCTCACCACATAGCCCAACAAAGCCAGTGTCGTCTTAATATCGAATTAGAACAGCTGCCGTTGTCGCAGGCTTTCAAGTCTTTTTATGAAAAAAATGGTATCAATAAACAGGCACAGGAGTTTGCCGTGGCAGGAGGAGAAGATTATAGGCTCCTCTTGGCAGTAGCCGAAGATGCTGTTAAGGATTTGCAAAAGCGATACAAACAGAAATTTAGCACTATTCTACATCAGATAGGAAGTGTCAGCAAAGGTGATTCTGAAGTTGAAATACTTCGAGATGGATCGCCGGTAGAAGTCAAAGAACAGGAGTTCAAACACTTTAAGGAATCTTAG
- a CDS encoding energy-coupling factor transporter transmembrane component T family protein, producing the protein MLYKEEYSSWISRINPSLKLVLMMGGIFAVLFIHNINVMIPLVAGLVGMLLLGSGQPQSRVLLFTLPFLFVFLSTGASMILFGKGDTVWWQWGPAVVSRESFYRGVHIGLRALSFGLIGLLFALTTRPVLLFYSMMQQLRLPPRYAYGFMASLRLLPLIFEEFKTLQKAYKVRGVTSNRGLNGWWQKIRRYAIPLLAQSIRRAQRIAVAMEARRFNSSVQRTYYYQPGFSSADGLMVICWVGIFVGAWTVGVQWPLFEITDVRFNS; encoded by the coding sequence ATGTTGTATAAAGAAGAATATTCGTCGTGGATTTCTCGTATTAATCCATCACTAAAACTGGTGCTTATGATGGGGGGTATTTTTGCAGTACTCTTTATTCATAATATTAATGTTATGATACCACTGGTAGCAGGATTGGTCGGAATGCTACTGTTGGGATCGGGACAGCCCCAAAGCAGGGTGCTACTGTTTACGTTACCTTTTCTGTTTGTTTTTCTTTCAACAGGAGCTTCGATGATTCTTTTCGGAAAGGGAGATACGGTATGGTGGCAATGGGGGCCGGCGGTGGTAAGCCGGGAAAGCTTTTATAGAGGGGTTCATATTGGACTTCGTGCCCTCAGCTTCGGATTAATTGGACTGCTTTTTGCCCTTACCACCCGACCGGTATTACTGTTCTATTCAATGATGCAGCAATTGAGGCTGCCTCCGCGTTATGCGTATGGTTTTATGGCATCATTGCGTTTGCTCCCTCTTATTTTTGAAGAGTTTAAGACATTACAAAAAGCGTATAAGGTGAGAGGTGTTACGTCAAACAGAGGATTGAATGGGTGGTGGCAGAAAATACGGCGATATGCTATTCCTCTGTTGGCCCAGAGTATAAGAAGAGCACAGCGTATTGCTGTTGCTATGGAAGCACGTCGTTTTAATAGCAGTGTACAACGAACATATTACTATCAACCCGGTTTTTCGTCCGCAGATGGACTCATGGTCATTTGTTGGGTTGGTATTTTCGTGGGGGCATGGACCGTAGGCGTACAATGGCCGTTATTTGAAATAACAGATGTGCGTTTTAACAGCTAA
- a CDS encoding thiazole synthase has product MSSLQIADREFDSRLIVGSGRFPDPETMREALRASGTEMVTVALRRANLNTDEGENVLKYLQDDGYFLLPNTAGCYTAEEAITTAKLGREALGTNWVKLEVIGDDETLFPDVPELLKAAEKLILEDFVVLPYANDDPITCRKLADMGCAAVMPLGAPIGSGMGIRNPYNLRIIKDLVDVPVIVDAGVGTASDAAIAMELGMDAVLMNSAISQAKHPVKMAEAMKKSIEAGRLALESGRMPKRLYAKASSPEEGLIEVDREEQ; this is encoded by the coding sequence ATGAGTTCATTACAAATTGCTGACCGAGAATTTGATTCTCGATTAATTGTAGGCAGTGGTCGATTTCCCGATCCGGAAACGATGCGCGAGGCTTTGCGGGCCAGCGGTACCGAAATGGTGACTGTGGCTCTACGCCGTGCCAATCTAAATACGGATGAGGGCGAAAATGTTCTTAAGTATCTCCAGGATGACGGCTACTTTTTGCTGCCCAACACGGCTGGATGTTATACCGCCGAAGAAGCTATTACCACGGCCAAACTTGGACGCGAAGCCCTGGGAACCAACTGGGTGAAGCTGGAAGTTATTGGGGATGACGAAACCCTGTTCCCCGATGTGCCGGAGCTTTTAAAAGCTGCCGAAAAGCTCATTCTTGAGGATTTCGTAGTCCTGCCTTACGCCAACGATGATCCTATTACCTGCCGTAAATTAGCAGATATGGGGTGTGCCGCCGTGATGCCCTTGGGTGCACCTATTGGTTCGGGGATGGGGATCCGAAATCCTTATAACCTGCGCATCATAAAAGACTTGGTGGACGTGCCGGTTATTGTGGATGCAGGAGTAGGAACGGCTTCGGATGCGGCAATTGCTATGGAGCTGGGAATGGATGCGGTTTTGATGAACTCCGCAATTTCTCAGGCGAAGCATCCGGTAAAGATGGCTGAAGCGATGAAGAAAAGTATAGAGGCCGGGCGTCTGGCGTTGGAGTCGGGACGTATGCCTAAGAGGTTGTATGCCAAAGCTTCGAGCCCGGAAGAAGGGCTAATTGAGGTGGATCGTGAAGAACAGTAG